A window from Treponema sp. J25 encodes these proteins:
- a CDS encoding prenyltransferase, producing the protein MTFQQFSGIVELRTKIVSLSTYSIALGYALATRGNVSPLVAVLTLLAALAVDMGTTGFNTYFDWYHNVDDPRFNREDAKVLVHQGVSPGWALLISLACFAVAALLGLIIGFLTSPLVILAGFVCMLVGFFYSGGPRPISFTPLGEFFAGGFLGEVFFLICYYIFTGTLTVEAFFMGIPQSLTIGAILSANNSCDIQGDRTAGRKTLAILLGPQRAPWLVYGEVIGALGLLALYCINGLLPLWGLFGVAAGAIAIIREFVRMHRWGYRHETKGPIMGGISRVFLYQTAVYIFIFIVMIWQKS; encoded by the coding sequence GTGGAATTACGAACCAAGATTGTAAGCCTTTCAACGTATTCTATTGCCCTGGGGTATGCCCTTGCCACTCGTGGAAATGTTTCTCCCCTGGTGGCGGTGCTTACCCTGCTTGCGGCGCTGGCGGTGGATATGGGGACTACCGGTTTTAATACCTACTTTGACTGGTACCACAATGTGGATGATCCCCGGTTCAATCGGGAGGATGCAAAGGTGCTCGTGCATCAGGGGGTCTCTCCGGGCTGGGCGCTTCTTATCAGTCTTGCCTGTTTTGCGGTGGCCGCTCTTCTGGGCTTGATAATTGGTTTTTTAACCAGCCCCCTGGTGATCCTAGCGGGCTTTGTGTGTATGCTGGTGGGTTTTTTTTATTCCGGAGGGCCCCGGCCGATTTCTTTTACTCCCCTGGGGGAATTCTTTGCGGGGGGCTTTCTAGGGGAGGTGTTTTTCCTGATTTGTTATTACATTTTTACGGGAACCCTCACTGTAGAGGCCTTTTTCATGGGAATTCCGCAAAGTCTTACCATTGGGGCGATCCTTTCGGCCAATAATAGCTGCGATATCCAGGGGGATCGTACGGCGGGGCGGAAAACCCTGGCTATCCTCCTGGGACCCCAACGGGCGCCCTGGCTTGTGTACGGAGAGGTGATAGGGGCGCTGGGGTTGTTGGCCCTGTATTGCATCAATGGACTTCTGCCGCTATGGGGCCTTTTCGGTGTGGCGGCGGGGGCGATAGCTATTATAAGAGAATTTGTGCGTATGCACCGATGGGGGTATCGTCATGAGACCAAGGGCCCTATCATGGGAGGAATTTCCCGCGTTTTTTTATACCAGACGGCGGTGTACATTTT